A portion of the Faecalibacterium sp. I3-3-89 genome contains these proteins:
- a CDS encoding helix-turn-helix domain-containing protein: protein MSEIAACTLIQEEPDRKTERYMMMFKDYPDVVSVDILQEMLGICRKNAYLLVKQNKIHSARVGRSYKIPKLCVVEYLIDQNRQLGGMRLSNSLAPSLQNTPESSKLMMPKQRTFGCEQKGASL from the coding sequence ATGAGCGAGATCGCAGCCTGCACTTTGATTCAGGAAGAGCCCGACCGCAAGACAGAGCGGTACATGATGATGTTCAAGGATTACCCGGATGTGGTATCCGTAGACATTCTTCAGGAAATGCTTGGCATCTGCCGGAAGAATGCGTATCTGCTGGTCAAGCAGAATAAGATCCACTCGGCGCGTGTAGGACGCAGTTATAAGATACCAAAACTCTGCGTGGTAGAGTACCTGATCGATCAGAATCGGCAACTTGGAGGGATGCGCCTTTCAAACTCTCTTGCGCCATCCTTGCAAAACACTCCAGAGTCTTCTAAACTTATGATGCCTAAGCAAAGGACGTTTGGCTGCGAACAGAAAGGAGCATCACTATGA
- a CDS encoding tyrosine-type recombinase/integrase, whose protein sequence is MTNVAGHLREQNGMYQMILSWKDTNGKRRTKSISTGLPVKGNKKRAESLLRKTQKEFNPETMQQVSDLPVSEYLNRWLRESVMNLPPETYGRYAYDLGRVVVPYFEKKRLSLKALSPRDLETFFRYERQQEEASVQQLLDWHKELTDALQYAVANNWLKVSPIKEVDPCLDNSPVLFTDFITDWLKMMKSRVEITTYTSYERAIIHKIVPYFEPLHYTLQDMEQHPKYIQDFYQHELDRGLTANTVIHYHANIRKCLQYAFQIGMIRSNPADRVERPRKEKFKSEVYSAEELERLFTAIQGDPAEFAVIMAAFYGLRRSEIVGLKWDAIDFENKKISIQHTVVGVKIDGVMTDVARDRTKTKSSCRTLPLIPACEQMLKKMKKEQELNRKVCGKDYCTDYLDYIYVNPMGMRFHPDYLTQHFPNFLVSHNMKRIRFHDLRHSCASLLYANGVSLKEIQEWLGHSDISTTSNIYTHLDFSSKVSSANAIVSIFPENTKV, encoded by the coding sequence ATGACAAATGTGGCCGGACATTTAAGAGAACAAAACGGTATGTATCAGATGATTCTGAGCTGGAAAGACACAAATGGAAAGCGCAGAACCAAATCCATCAGCACAGGACTTCCGGTTAAAGGAAACAAAAAAAGAGCTGAATCTCTGTTGCGTAAAACACAAAAAGAGTTTAACCCTGAAACGATGCAGCAGGTTTCCGACCTGCCGGTATCGGAATATCTGAACCGCTGGCTTCGGGAAAGTGTGATGAACCTTCCGCCCGAAACCTATGGCAGATATGCTTATGATCTGGGAAGAGTAGTTGTCCCATACTTTGAAAAGAAGCGGCTGTCTTTGAAAGCACTCTCTCCGCGCGATCTGGAAACGTTCTTCCGCTATGAGCGTCAGCAGGAGGAGGCCAGTGTACAGCAGCTTCTTGATTGGCACAAGGAGTTGACCGATGCCCTGCAATATGCCGTCGCCAATAATTGGCTGAAGGTCAGCCCCATCAAAGAAGTTGACCCCTGCCTTGATAACTCCCCGGTACTTTTCACCGACTTCATCACGGACTGGTTGAAAATGATGAAGTCACGAGTGGAAATCACAACCTATACCAGCTATGAAAGAGCAATCATTCACAAGATCGTCCCATATTTTGAACCGCTCCACTATACATTGCAGGATATGGAACAGCATCCCAAATACATCCAAGACTTCTACCAGCATGAGTTGGATCGTGGCCTTACGGCAAACACCGTAATTCACTATCACGCCAACATCCGCAAATGCTTACAGTATGCCTTCCAGATTGGTATGATTCGTTCTAATCCTGCAGACCGCGTTGAACGTCCTCGTAAGGAAAAGTTCAAATCAGAGGTCTACAGTGCAGAAGAATTGGAACGGCTCTTCACAGCCATTCAAGGTGACCCTGCAGAGTTTGCCGTTATCATGGCAGCATTCTACGGCCTGCGCCGGAGTGAGATCGTCGGACTGAAATGGGATGCTATTGACTTCGAGAACAAGAAAATCAGCATTCAGCATACCGTTGTCGGTGTGAAAATCGATGGCGTTATGACGGATGTAGCACGCGACCGGACCAAAACCAAATCGAGCTGCCGGACACTTCCCCTTATCCCTGCCTGTGAGCAAATGCTTAAAAAGATGAAAAAGGAGCAGGAGTTGAATCGGAAGGTCTGCGGCAAAGATTACTGCACGGATTATCTCGACTACATCTATGTGAACCCTATGGGAATGCGCTTTCATCCGGATTATCTTACCCAGCATTTTCCCAATTTCCTTGTTTCTCACAACATGAAACGCATCCGTTTCCATGACCTTCGCCATAGCTGCGCCAGCCTGCTCTACGCCAATGGTGTGAGCCTGAAAGAGATTCAGGAGTGGCTCGGTCACAGCGACATCAGCACAACAAGCAACATTTATACACATCTGGATTTCTCCAGCAAAGTGTCCTCTGCCAATGCCATCGTCAGCATTTTCCCCGAGAACACAAAAGTATGA
- a CDS encoding helix-turn-helix domain-containing protein, protein MPSSAFSPRTQKYEKKCVKKKSSQKSFDFKLLFSADGGGRTHTVLLPIDFEFLSASSIWCHPVISSDIWFPLCKGKIHASTNNNLKYPRFFDAFFLYSVFSVWTAQMEIGGMFRRDAGQNAPLLRHKTKGKSRIMNQNQAKEYYKKLFVNYPDVLSVEEATTLLGFKSQTAIIRRIHQHRIRCLKVGRSFMIPKEYLIDYLLDS, encoded by the coding sequence ATGCCATCGTCAGCATTTTCCCCGAGAACACAAAAGTATGAGAAGAAGTGTGTTAAAAAGAAAAGCAGCCAAAAATCTTTCGATTTCAAGCTGCTTTTTAGTGCCGATGGTGGGGGTCGAACCCACACGGTATTACTACCAATAGATTTTGAGTTTTTATCCGCATCTTCCATCTGGTGTCATCCAGTGATATCTAGTGATATCTGGTTCCCACTCTGCAAAGGCAAAATTCACGCCTCAACGAACAATAATTTGAAATATCCACGATTTTTCGATGCGTTTTTCCTCTACTCTGTTTTTTCGGTTTGGACCGCCCAAATGGAAATTGGAGGGATGTTCAGGAGGGATGCAGGGCAAAACGCTCCTCTGCTTAGGCACAAAACGAAAGGAAAGTCAAGGATAATGAATCAAAATCAAGCAAAAGAGTATTATAAAAAATTATTTGTGAACTATCCTGATGTGCTGTCTGTCGAAGAAGCAACAACTTTACTCGGTTTCAAAAGCCAGACTGCCATCATCAGAAGAATCCATCAACATAGAATTCGCTGCCTGAAAGTCGGACGATCTTTCATGATTCCGAAAGAATATCTCATCGACTATCTTTTGGATAGCTAA
- a CDS encoding DUF6017 domain-containing protein, producing the protein MTLDYFYGQAGELFSFYRIPKALFQEPRFQSLSTDAKTLYGILLDRMSLSVKNGWLDEQNRVFIIFTIEDVKRALCCADNKATKLLRELEKFGLIERKRRGLGKPSLVYVKNFSAESSKSIFQNRDFHDSGGFKNASQDPSKSRCNKTKENDTEMSETDPFYSEEADGMSKRTQLEEYFSQSLEIDLLLRLCPDDEDIIYQIVDLLVDTCATNRKLLHIAGDDKPAEVVRSRFMKLNADHIKFVLKCLAENSSPIRNMKQYLLASLYNATTTMQLYYQNQTNHDLAKRG; encoded by the coding sequence ATGACCCTTGACTACTTTTACGGACAAGCCGGAGAACTGTTTTCGTTCTACCGCATTCCCAAGGCTCTTTTTCAGGAGCCACGGTTCCAGAGTCTGTCCACCGATGCAAAAACCCTGTACGGCATCCTGCTGGACCGCATGAGCCTGTCTGTGAAAAACGGCTGGCTGGACGAGCAGAACCGGGTGTTCATTATCTTCACGATAGAGGATGTCAAGAGGGCGTTGTGTTGCGCAGACAACAAAGCGACCAAGCTGCTCCGGGAACTCGAAAAGTTTGGTCTGATTGAACGAAAACGCAGAGGTCTGGGAAAGCCAAGTTTGGTGTATGTGAAGAACTTTTCGGCAGAATCGTCAAAATCAATATTCCAGAATCGTGATTTTCACGATTCTGGAGGCTTCAAAAACGCAAGTCAAGACCCTTCAAAATCACGATGTAATAAGACTAAAGAGAATGATACTGAAATGAGTGAGACTGATCCATTCTATTCTGAAGAAGCGGATGGGATGAGCAAACGCACCCAACTGGAAGAATATTTTTCTCAGTCTTTGGAGATAGACCTTTTGCTCCGGCTCTGCCCGGATGACGAGGACATTATCTACCAGATCGTAGACTTGCTGGTGGACACCTGCGCTACCAACCGTAAGCTGCTGCACATTGCTGGGGACGATAAGCCCGCCGAGGTGGTACGCAGTCGGTTTATGAAGCTGAACGCTGACCACATCAAATTTGTGTTGAAGTGCCTTGCAGAGAACAGCAGCCCAATCAGGAACATGAAGCAATACCTGCTCGCTTCTCTGTACAACGCAACGACCACCATGCAGCTTTACTATCAGAATCAGACCAACCACGATTTAGCGAAACGGGGGTGA